A stretch of DNA from Synechococcus sp. JA-3-3Ab:
ATTCCGGTGCTCTGCATCGGCCTGCTGGTCAGCGGCCTGGCGCTGTTGACCAACGAGGTGATCGTGCCAGAGACCAACCAAAAGGTGAAAACCCTGAACACCAACCTCATCCTGGCCCAGGATGCCCTTCCGTTTGACTCGGAGGAAATTGTGCGGGTGGACGACGACCTCTGGTTTCATGTGGGATCCATCGACCCGAAGACCGGCTGGATGCGCGATCTGCTGATTTTGGATCGCAAGGCCGAGACCGGCCACCTGCGCTACCCACAGGTGATCTCGGCCCAAACGGCGCACCAGGTGGGCCAAGCCTGGCACCTGCAAGACGTGGTGATCCGTCGCTACGACGAGCGGGGGCGCACCTACTACGAGGGCCAGGTGGCGGAGATGGAGCTGAACATCGTCAACAAGTTGGTGGGCCTGGTGTACGCCGAGAAGGTGCCCCAGGAGCAACGGGCGGCAGAGCTGTGGGAGCAGTGCCAGCGATATCGAGCGGAGCAACGTCCTTCTGCTGATGTGGCCCGCTGCCTGACGGAGTACCACCTCAAGTTCGCCATTCCCTTGGCCAGCTTTTTTGCCATTTTGGTGGCTGCGCCCTTGGGCCTGCAGACGGTGCGCCAGACCGGCCGCTACGGCAGTGTGGCGCTGGCGATTGTCCTGGTGTTTATTTACTATGTACTGATGAGCCTGGGACGCGCCATGGGCCGAGTTGAGCATATCGATCCCTGGCTGGCCGCCTGGTTGCCGAATATGATTTTCGGTGGGGTGGGCTTCTCTCTACTGTGGCGGTTTTTACGGTGAGATCCGGCAACTTCCCGCAGGGCTTCAGCCCTTGGGCAAAATGGTTGGCCCTGTGCTGGGGCAGCTCCTTGTGGTTGGGGATGGGGGAGGCCGTCTTTGCCCAGTTGGATCCCCTGCCCACCAATCTGGAGGGCTATCAGCGCTTTTGGGCGGCCCAGCGGAGCCGCGATCCTGGCTCAGAGCCGGTTGCTCCCACCGGCGCCAGCCTGTTGGGGGATCCCATCACCTTGGCCGAGGCCCAATCCTCCTCGCGCCTGGCAGCAACAGCGGCTCCCTCCGTTCCCCCTCTTCCCGCCTCGGCCCCTGTTGAAGGATCCCCTCCCGAAAAAGCGCTCACACCGGAAGAGCTAAACCGGCAGCGGCTGCAGCCGCTCTTGGCCGAAGGGGCGGCGGCCCATGCACGGCGGCAGGCGCAGCAGGCCCAAGCTCAGGCAACACCGTCCTCCCGGTCTGCTTCATCGACAACGCCCACGGCAGCTGTTCCTACTCTGGACTCCCTTCGCTCCTCCCAGCCTGCAACTTCCCAAGCTGCTGACTTGCAGGTAGAAGAGCAACCTGGGCAGCACCCCAACGAAGCGAGGCGCTTGCCTGTTCCCCCCCCAGGGTCCACCGTCGAGAGCCTGGCCGCTGCTCAAGGGCAAGAGAGGCCTGGTTCGGAAGCGGTGGCGCAGCAAGTCCCGACCTGGATCCCGCAAGCCGGCGGGAACTGGAATTGGGGCGGCGCCCCTTCTTCCACCGGCACTCAGAGGGCAGCTCAAACCGGAACTGAGGCATTCACCCCCACTGCCGGATCCCTCCTTGCTCCTCAGTTGTTGGAGCGGTTCCCCCTGTTGCGAGATCTGGGCGATCCCGCCACCGGCCCAGAAGCCGCTCCGCCTGCCAGCCAGGGATCCCAGATTCGCCAGCAGCTGGCGGCCACCGCCACCGCCCAGATCCCCCTCGACCCGGCTCAGATCAACGTCAGTGGGGATGTGCTCAGCTACCTTGCCGAGCAAGACCTGGGCATTGCCGAGGGGAACGCCCAGATCCAGTTGGCCGACGGCACCCGCATCAGCGGCGAGCGGCTGTTGTTTTACCGACGGGAACGGCGCCTGCGCAGCGACGGCCCCTTCCGGATGGAACAGCCCCCTGGACCCCAGGGGCGCGGCATCCGGCAAATTGAGGGGCGCAACCTGGATCTGGACATCCCCGGTCGCAGCGCTCAATTTGAAAGCTCGCTGGTGATCTT
This window harbors:
- a CDS encoding LptF/LptG family permease; the encoded protein is MTIPLAKGQRRRTSAQTGSFWGSLKLGGFFLEFYLCKEMIRPFFLGVAGGTVMMLGNQLFIYADLLVKKGAPPLTILHILLLNLPAILVVTFPIAGLFATLLTLGRMGADSEITALRAAGIPYRKVLIPVLCIGLLVSGLALLTNEVIVPETNQKVKTLNTNLILAQDALPFDSEEIVRVDDDLWFHVGSIDPKTGWMRDLLILDRKAETGHLRYPQVISAQTAHQVGQAWHLQDVVIRRYDERGRTYYEGQVAEMELNIVNKLVGLVYAEKVPQEQRAAELWEQCQRYRAEQRPSADVARCLTEYHLKFAIPLASFFAILVAAPLGLQTVRQTGRYGSVALAIVLVFIYYVLMSLGRAMGRVEHIDPWLAAWLPNMIFGGVGFSLLWRFLR